A stretch of DNA from Thalassococcus arenae:
CGCCGTTCCGGGGCCCGTGGTGCCGATGATCGCGCGCATCGTGAACCGCTGCCGGGACGCCTATGAGCGCGACTTGCGCCGTTGCATCCGGCGCGAACTGGGCATGGATGCCGGCAGTTGACCGGCCGTGGCCCCGGTCAGGAGTGTTCTTCTGCAGCGGTCGCCGCCAGTGCCCGGTTGTAGGCCTTGAGCGCATCGACATGAAACAGCGCGCCCTGCAGAACGGGCGCGCCGTCCTCGCCATCCAGCGTCACCACCGGAAGGAAGGCGACCCCGGACTTGTCGAACATCGGCAGCGCGGTTTCCAGCGTCGATTGCGCCTGCACGAACAGCCCGCGATCGATCATCTCGAGACAGGCGGCCTCGTCCGCGGCGCGTTCGTCATTGGGCCGGCGCATCACGCTGCGCACCCGGAACATGGTCAGCAGATAGGCCTGCGGCCCGGCGGCCAGGTGCACGTTGCGCCGTTCCAGTTGGGTCAGGAAATAGCTGCGGTCGACCAGCCGCGCCGCCAGCGCGGTGGACATCGACACCGACACCATGACCGCCAGCCCGGTCTGCCAGTCCCCGGTCAGCTCGAACACGATCAGCGTGGTCGAGATCGGCGCACCCAGGACCGCCGCGGCCACCGCGCCCATACCCGCCAGCGCATACAGCGTGTAGGCGCCGGACTGGTCGGGAAAGACGCTGGTGGCGATCATCCCGAAGGCCAGCCCTGTCGTGGCGCCGACCATCAGCGAGGGCGAAAACACGCCGCCGCCCATCCGACCCGCAAGCGTGATCGCCACCGCGGCAACCTTGACGATGGTGAACACGATCGCCTCGTGCAGCAGCAGGTCGCCGGTCAGCGCACGCGACGTGGTCTCGTAGCCGACGCCGATGATATGCGGGTAGAAGATCGCGATGGCACCCAGGGCCAGCCCCGCCACCGAAGGGCTGAGCCAATGCGGCAGGCCAAGGCGTTTCTGGATCGCGGTTTCGATATCGTCGGCCCAGAAGATCGCCCGCATCATCAGCACCGCCACCAGGCCGCAGACCAGCCCCATCAGGAAGAAGGCGGGCAGTTCCAGGTAGAACTCGACCACCCCGGTGCCGGGCAGCGCGAATTCGGTCACGTCGCCATAGGTCAACCGGTTGATCACCGTGCCCGCGGCCGAAGCGACGACGATCGGCGCGAAGGCATGCACGGCGAAATGGCGCAGCACAACCTCGAGCGCGAAGAGCGCGCCGGCGATGGGCGCGTTGAAGCTGGCCGAAACCGCGGCCGCCACCGCGCAGCCCAAAAGGTCGCGCCCGGTGATCCCGTCGACCTTGAGCGCGTTGGCCACCCAGGTCGAAATCAGCGCCGCCAGATGCACCACCGGCCCTTCTCGCCCGGTCGAGCCGCCGGTGGACAGAGTGATGCAGGAACAGGCGAC
This window harbors:
- a CDS encoding chloride channel protein, encoding MSAFRRQLNHTIDACGRGWDMLRHKAPGQVQFWFIALGVGIASGLAAIGFRGAVESLQAAIYGTTEVHLLHSFAETLPWFVILVIPVFGGIAVGIILHLFTPDGRVRAVADVIEGAALNDGRVERKAGLASVACSCITLSTGGSTGREGPVVHLAALISTWVANALKVDGITGRDLLGCAVAAAVSASFNAPIAGALFALEVVLRHFAVHAFAPIVVASAAGTVINRLTYGDVTEFALPGTGVVEFYLELPAFFLMGLVCGLVAVLMMRAIFWADDIETAIQKRLGLPHWLSPSVAGLALGAIAIFYPHIIGVGYETTSRALTGDLLLHEAIVFTIVKVAAVAITLAGRMGGGVFSPSLMVGATTGLAFGMIATSVFPDQSGAYTLYALAGMGAVAAAVLGAPISTTLIVFELTGDWQTGLAVMVSVSMSTALAARLVDRSYFLTQLERRNVHLAAGPQAYLLTMFRVRSVMRRPNDERAADEAACLEMIDRGLFVQAQSTLETALPMFDKSGVAFLPVVTLDGEDGAPVLQGALFHVDALKAYNRALAATAAEEHS